Genomic segment of Schistocerca piceifrons isolate TAMUIC-IGC-003096 chromosome 1, iqSchPice1.1, whole genome shotgun sequence:
GTAAACCAGATACTTATCTTAATGAGCAAACAGATCTGCAGAACAAAAAGTTCCTCAGGACCTCAGCAACATTGTGTTAATGAccaatcagaaatcatctgtacaataaaatgaaatttaaagttTAATCTTATCTCTccacattttaatatttatttttatcttttattttattttcagtaccattttgtttcttacttttcttTTAACTTTCCTCAAATAGACGCTTAAATGCAGTCATAATAATTTCGAATACTATAACACTTATTCCACGCTTAGCTTTACTCCATGATGAATACAGTATCTTTGTAAATGTCAGTCTGTCAGACCAACAACACAGCATTTGTGAACAAAACAAATAGAAACTTAAAGACACTTATTTCAATACGTGCTGCATAGAATTCTATTGCAGGTAAatatgtttcaaataagtttacTTTCACATCATTACATTTCCATTCGTGGAAGTAATATAATATGTACTATTTTGTACAGAACCACACGGTTATTTCCAAGATCTCTCATTATTAGGCTAATTACTACGCTCGAAATCAGCACTGGAGGATAGTAGATTCAGAGTTGAAAGAACACCAGTTTTCAACTTGCGTTTCGAAGGAATATTCAACTGTCCACTTTTCAAATCCCTTTCATAATCCGAATCAGCAAAATGTATTGAGCAGATACGAGCGTTTTCAACTGAAACCGAATCTGCACGTTTACAGGTATTTATCCATTTTCGCTTcgtctcattgtttttggggaATATATTGAACTTAACTCCTAAGCTAGTTTCTTGTCTGCTGCGGTTAGTACAACTGGCGATCGCTCAGCAAACctttatttttcacttaaaaatttcgTGTTAAGAATCCCTCAGTACACTGATAATTGCGGCGCAGCTCTGTACTGAATCGGCAATGACCAACAAAAATTCGCACGTCGTTACGAAACTTGTTTCCGCTTGTAAACGCTTTTACAAGGTGTTGACTGACAATTcgtaatttttcacaaacacaacttttattgatgtaagttcacaaggttgatgagtgaatatacaaacgaaaggtaacaataacgatgccagtaaaagtctcctaattgaggcaaagaaaagttcacttctaattttccacaaaggttcgcgGTAACACACCCACACACTAGTAACGGCcacagtacacgaggtcggcattcggcgtgaactgaacttcggggctggttctagcccctatatagctgtctccagccagtcaggttttggcgtagtaatacttcctgcaggccgtggctcgagctccacCTGCAGGATGTAgttctcggaatgtctgtttctattatcttgtatgtaaatagccggtgtttaccatggtgcttttggtacgccttgggcatagacaacctcgtcctctgtggtgttatatgggttgccggtCCTCAGGGGTCACTTTGGCTCCGGTATAAAACAAGGGCattacatgtaaattgaaggtgcagAGTGGAAGAAAGGAACGGAAAGGGGAGGGATCACTGCTTTCAGCTGCGTTGGGACGTTAAGCGGAATCGGCGAAGACGCAACTGCCGGTCCTATCTCGGCTCGCCTGATGGCCGATACACACTCCCATCGAGCAGCGCCTATCCGCTCTTCACCTTCAACTTACATATAATGTataacagctgcggattctgcgtggtgtctgttgtttcggacatgtccgaaaaaacagacaccactcattcatacAGTTAGAACAGGTTACGGCACTTGGCTGCGTGCCAGTTTGGTTCAGTCCGTGGATACTGTATTCTAGTATCGGTAGTTCACTATGACGTGAGCGACCGGCTTGCTACTGCCCGTACACCTCCTAATTCCTACCGTGTATTCTAGTATCCGTAATTTTATCAGTTAGAAGCTAGTTTCAGCCTTCTAACCCATTCGCAAGCGATGTTTACTcctattacactacaggccattaaaattgctacaccacgaagatgacgtgcttttcagagcattcacacaaagttgccgccggtggcgacacctacaatgtgctgacaagaggaaagtttccaaccgatttctcgtacacaaacagcagttgacaggcgttgcctggtgaaacgttgttgtgatgcctcgtgtaaggaggagaaatgcgtatcataacgtttccgactttgataaaggtcggactgcagcctagcgcgattgcggtttatcgtatcgcgacattgctgctcgcgttggtcgagatccaatgactgttagcgcaatatggaatcggtgagttcaggagggtaatacggaacgtcgagctggatctcaacggcctcgtatcactagctgtcgagatgacaggcatcttatccgcatggctgtaacggatcgtgcagccacgtctcgatccctgagtcaacagatggggacgtttgcaagacaacaaccatctacacgaacagttcgacgacgtttgcagcagcatggactatcagctcggagaccgtggctgcggttatccttgacgccgaatcacagacaggagcgcctgcgatggtgtactcaacgacgaaccttggtacacgaatagcaaaacgtcagtttttcggatgaatccaggttatgtttacagcatcatgatggtcgcacccgtatttggcgaaatcgcggtgaacgcacattgtaagcgtgtattcgtcatcgccatactggcgtatccccggcgtgatggtatggggtgctactggttacacgtctcggtcacctcttgttcgtattgacggcactttgtacagtgacgttacatttcagatgtgttacgacccgtggttctactctcattcgatccctgcgaaaccctacatttcagcaggataatgcacgacctcatgttccaggtcctgtacgggcctttctgcacacaggaaatgttcgaatgtAGCCCTGGTTAGCACATTGTCCAggtttcttaccaactgaaaagtcCGGTCGATGGtacccgagcaactggctcgtcacaatacgccagtcactactcttgatgaactgtggtatcgtgttgaagctgcatgggcagctgtacctgtacacgccatccaagctctgtttgactcagtgcacaggcgtatcaaggtcgttattacgggcggaggtggttgttctgggtactgatttctcagaatctatgcacccaaattgtgtgaaaatgtaatcacatgtcagttctagtataatatatttgtccaatgaatatccgtttatcatctgcatttcttgttgatgtaggagttttaatgggcagtagtgtattttatccctgctacctccaAAAGTTCTGAGTGTGTAGGCTAGTCATAATTGTCAGAAGTTTATGCAGAAAGTATATGTGTGGGTGTGTGGTGTTGCAGAGCCCGCCCGCCGCCCCCGGCAGCCAGAAGCTCGCGGCCTCCGCCcccgggcagcagcagcagcagcagcaccatcagcaGGCCAGCATGTCCCGCCAGCAGACGGAGCGCTCCATCCCGCACCTGCGCGACATCTTCGGCTTCCACGGCTGGGAGCCGCAGCCGCAGCAGCCCGACCCGGCGGCCGCAGTCGCGCAGAAGCTGCAGGAGATGCGCGTCGACGCCAGCAACGACAGCGCCGTGTCCGTGGGCTCCACCAGCGAGGACGACTCCCCGCAGaaggggggcggcgggggcggcggcggcggcggcggcagcggcaagAAGAAGAAGCAGCGCAACAGCCGGCGCGACAACGCGCGCACCCTCACCGAGCGCGACGTGAAGCACCTGGAGCGCCACCTCTCCATGAAGAAGACCATCCGCAAGAAGATCATGCGCGACCTGCAGCAGGCTTTCGTAGAGGTGCGCAGTCCTTCCCCTTCCTGCACAGTGACAAGTAGCGGATATTTGCGTAAATTGTATCGcttttgagattttattttttacaccctaaacattacgctgaggtgacaaaagtcaggggacatcgaaaaaatgttcaaatgtgtgtgaattcctaagcgaccgaaccactgaggtcatcggtccgtagacttacacactgcttaaactaaatgAAACTaactttgaaacttctttattaaatattttactgaaactgctgagtgaaattgaatgtaagtgaacctactttctctttagtTATTCTTATcacgtcaacactgacccacaatattctagcgcgaCGCAATCTGTCTGCTGAAAAAAAGGATAACCTGActacaaaaaattaattcaaaagaatggccctgacgaaaaagaaatcctaacaataacctatacatttcattaagcacaaaaatcttcattacgcgaagtaCTGCAGTACagtcaatacagccagctaaatgaaagattctaactactaaagccactaactactaataggcatgtggttagcaaaggaaagattttgttgcaaaccaaataatgtattttttaccttaataatgtgacatccatttcAGACACGAACATAAATCGTCATTGGcgtctagtacaaaggtatatgctcatgaataatattcaatctccaagtcgaacatgtacagatcgttagcctacactaacacttcagacctctaccctccatcagtgctagcttctcacatttaacatccatcactgctggctgttcacctccgacAGCCCAGCAGTACttgcatcactgctggcgactaacttccaactgcccaccATTACTGCcgtttaacttccaacaacgagtccaaccagccacagagtctcttacaaagaaagcgcagtcagagatccaatgcaaagcgctacacagtgctgccaacgcagaagcagcccacttagaacttccggccgaagtggccgtgcggttaaaggcgctgcagtctggaaccgcaggaccgctacggtcgcaggttcgaatcctgcctcgggcatggatgtttgtgatgtccttaggttagttaggtttaactagttctaagttctaggggactaatgacctcagcagttgagtcccatagtgctcagagccattagaaccacttAGAACTTgtgcagccggccgtagtggccgtgcggttctaggcgctgcagtctggaaccgagcgaccgctacggtcgcaggttcgaatcctgcctcgggcatggatgtgtgtcatgtccttaggttagttaggtttaattagttctaagttctaggcgactgatgacctcagaagttaagtcggatagtgttcagagccattttttttagaacttgtgctaaggacaacacacacacactcatgcctgagggaggagtcgaatctccggcgggaagggccgcgcaatccgtgacacagagcctcaaaccgcgcggccactccgcgtggctacaggacagcgatatgcacacaagCAGATGGCAggagtatcgcgtacagaaggtataaaagggcacattggcggatctgtcatttctactcagctgcttcaggtgaaaaggtttccaacgtgattatgcccgcacgatgggaattaacagactttcaacgcagaatggtggttggagctaaacgcatgtgACACtacattccggaaatcgttagggaattcaatataccgagatccacagtgtcaagagtgtccccagaacaccaaatttcagacattacctcccaccacagacaacgcagtggccgatggccttcacttaacgaccgagagcagaggcgttgcgtagagttgtcagtgctgaaagACAAGCGACACTACGTGAAATGACCGGAAAAATCAATGTGCggtgtacgaagaacgtatccgttaggacagtgtggcgaaatctggcgttaattggctatggcagcagacggccgatgcgaatgccttttttttaaattgtttatgaaCACAACATCGTTATAACAATACctgaacagataaacgtaattgtGAATAGCTGGTCAGTATTTCACATAATCGAAATCCTTTAAGAACAGAAACAAGTACAACTGAAATGTGTGACAAGCTATGCACAGAGAGCTTTTAGTAACAATtcgaaaaagaaaatcagtgagttgtgaaatgtaaacaaaaattgaaataagtgTATAGTGtaagaaactaaaagaaaatggaagaCTCTAATGAGGAAAGAGAAACAAAAGGGATACTTCTAGCGAAAGCATTCACTGTAAGTGAAACGTCCTCTGATATCCGTACGATAACGCAACGGATAAAGTGTTGACAAAATGTTCGCGGTACTGCGGTGAACGTTGAAATCGTTGATGACATTCCCACAGGTAGGCCATGTACTGCACGGCGTCACTGATTTGTAACTCAAAAATggcgccggcggcggtggtctagcggttctaggcgctcagtccggaaccgcgcgactgctacggtcgcaggttcgaatccggcctcgggcatggatgtgtgtgatgtccttaggttagtcaggtataagtagttctaagttctaggggactgatgaccacagatgttaagtcccatagtgctcagagccatttgaaccatttgaacaaaaatggcGTAAGCAGTTTGTCCCAGCTGCCAGGCCACGGCGTTGCACTTCGTTTTTGGATGCAGTTTAAGGTCAGGAAGGATAATCCACATTGGTTTGGTAACAGCACATCGCccgcagcgcttctcctgggttcctgaccgtatcagttggaccactgacgactgggaaaccgtggcctggccacatgacgcccgatttcagttggtaagagcggatggtagggttcgggtgtggcgcTGACACCACGAAGCCGtgagcccaagttgtcaacaagacactgtgcaggctgatggtgactccgtaatggtgtggcctgtgtttacatggaatcggctGGTccttctagtccaactgaaccgatcactgactgtaaatggttatttcggctacttggagggcACCTGCAGCCAAACAACCGCGGAATTTTCATGGACGACAGTGCGCAATGCCACCGAGCCACAACTGTTCTCGGCTGGTTTTAAGAaagttctggacatttcgagcggaTGATTTGTCCAGCcatatcgcccgacgtgaatcccatcgaacatttatgggacataatcgagagatcagtagGTGCATAGACTCCTGCACTGCCAagactttcgcaaatatggacagctgtagaggcagcatggctcactgtttctcacatcgacttgttgagtccatgccacgtcgagctgccgcACTGCGTCGGGCAaaaaaagaggtccgacatgatattagaaggtatcccatgtcttttgtcacctcagcgtaagttataaaattgtttaaaaaatgccATCCTCATCTGTAAGATGTTGTTCTTGGTATCtgattcaaacaatggaaattctgcGTGAAATAAACACCATACAATTAATTTTCTAGACGTTTGCAAGTGGTACATTTTAGGAATCTGGTTTTCTAATTGTACCAGTGGGTTCATAAACTGTGCCATGTTTATAAACTGCTCTTGAACTTGAAAATATGTGCTACTCTAAGTTCAAGGAAACGTTCCATGTTTCAGTTCTTACATACCTATTTTCAACTATTACAATGTATGTTTTTCACATGTCACCCCACCATTGCACACTTTCCACAAATCTACATTCAGCATTTCATGCACCTGATCATTTGTTCCATTCGACCTCCCTCGCATAACTCGCAGTAATATTCCTCTTTGTTACGAATGAGTTTCTGTGGTGGCTCCTCCGCAGTCTCcaagccgcgaggagtggccgcgcggtttcaggcgccatgccacgaattgcgcggcccctcccgccggaggtccgagtcctgcctcgggcttgggtgtgggagttgttcttagcgtaagttagtttaggtagtttggtcccttaggaattcacacaggtGCAGTCTCCAAAACACTATGTTTTCACGTATTTCTTCTCCTTTGCTTCGTTTTACTTTTTTTACATAGGCTACTGGTCAACTCGCAGCCTCCTTGGTTGGACGTTGAAGTTCTGCTTGGAACTCGGATGTGCTGATATTTCTTGGATGGACATCTTCCGCCGACTTTTTGCCCGCCATAGCACGTTCTGCATTATGTGGTACAGGGTTTCTTTCTGCAAAGTCGAACGGAGGTTTTCTTATGTCCGCATCCATAAACAGAACATCACGTCTTCAAATGTTTATTAACTCATAAACAAAACATTACTTTGCCACTTATAACAGTAATTCTTTTCGCCACGTACACAAAAAATTAGGAGAAAACTACAACAAAATCAACGTTGTCTTCACACTATTTATTTCTAAATGCACAGAACTTTTGGTTGACAATCTGGCTCCAGGAAGCTTGTAGTTCGCGCCGAACACCCTAAatatcggatggtgcaagaggtacGAATTTAATGGTAGTAGTACGAATTAAGAGACGGTATAACATAGGCAGCTCTTCCATACTCTGGACAAACAATTAGTCATCCCAGAAGATATATCGATAATACCGGATAACACCGTATCCAGCTATGATAATGGCCTCAACTAGGCGAGGAAGACAGTTCACAaattacttcaggtatactatatccaaTTGAAGCAACGCGTACACTATCtgttcaaaagtaaccggacaccaaTAGTGGACGTTTATgggggcttgaactctgctggggacactttcgatGACGTGTCTTAGTGTCTCAGCAACCAAAACCAGAGAAAGTGATAATGTTGGACGTTTTGGGTTCTGGAacgaaggtgttccattgggttcatatcGGGAGTGTGGGcagatcagtccatttcaggaaagttattgtctTAATCAGTCATCGTCTCCCAACTGTTCCGCTGCTGTACGGGGAACACAATgatttaaaatgtgttcatatccttctgcatttaccgTTTTCTTATGCGCAATAAGAGAGTCAAACTCTAACAGTGGAACCTCCCccttaccgtaacaccacctcatctgtacttgactgttggcacttcacatgaTGGCACGTAACATTCTCCAAGCATTCGCAAAACCAAAACTCTCCCGGGGGATTgctacagggtatagcgtgattcattactCTAAATAACTCATTTTGAGTCATACACTGCTCAGTGGCGTCACTCTTTCCGCCACCTCAATCGTCGCTTAGACTcgcctacagaaatgtgtggcttttgaggagcTGTTCGGCCATTGcaccctattctttttaactccctaagcacagCCACCGtgctagctggattgctggtagtactttggagctcatgagtgattccttccgctgactcCACGTGACTTTTTACTACCACCTCCCCCCAATGCCCAACGGCtcgtctcggtttagctgtggtagttccttcgcgtttcctcttcacagtcacatcaccaacagtagaatagggcagctttagaagggcctGAAGTGTTCCTGATGGGGATCTGCTGAACGATCAACTCTACTGTtagtgtttctctactgacaacaccgTACTCcctgccttcttttatactggcgggtgcgCGGGTGGCATCTATTGGTCAGTTCAGCATACATACAGCAAACGATTACATTCAAGGTTGAAAATTTACAGACGGCGGCGCACTAAGCCGCACAGTTTTcgccattccccctcccccccccccaaaaaaaagaaaagaaaaaaataagaagaaacacgTTCACGATAATCTTCGCTACTTTCCTTGTCAACGTCAGACCTTCACTTCCTCGCTTCCAAACGCTGGAAGCTCTAGGCTTCTCTCGCACGACGCCTTGTATAATGACTTTTCAGcatcagcaacaacaacagtgacgCTTTCACTCCTGCAGCTCTATCTTCATTGTCGCAACATATCCCGCCGCCGCCAACGATTTCATTAGACGGGGTTAACAGTTCACCTTCACTGTTCATGTTACCACTacaactactgctgctactaccacTGAGCGAATGGCTTTAGAAAAACGTTCGCCAAATATTTTAATTTGAAAGGCATCTTCCTTCCTTTCATTCAATAGTTCGTTTCCAATTTTTGCTCCATTCAGCttcttcaaaaattcaaatggttctgagcactatgggacttaacatctgaggtcatcagtcccctagactttgaactatttaaacctaactaacctaaggacatcacacacttccatgcacgaggcaggatttgaacctgcgaccgtagcaatagggtgcttccggactgaagggtctagaaccgctcggccacaacggccggctgcttcTTCATGTTTCTGATCGTGCTGGAAACATGACTTTAATTAAAAAATCAAAGCTAACACGTGCAGTGATAAATGATAACCAAAAGAGCATGAACTCGTAGATCGTGGACACTATCAGGTGACAGTCGATCGTGATCGTAAACAAACGAGACCTTAGACTGTCCGAGGGGTGAGATGCGGACCGGGGAAGAAGCAGCGCCTCCCTCTCGCGGGCTGGCAGTGACAGCCTGTGTCCGTGATCTGCGCTCCTATGAAAGCAGAACTAGCGCAGTTGTCATAGGGATCGCTGAGGCCGTCAGGTTTTGTGAGCGTCGTACTAGAACCCTGTCATGGACCAGGATTAGATCCGCTCTTTGCACAATAAGAAAACACCGAGCGACTCACAACACAAAGCAAAACACAGCGCAGTACACAAAGCATTCGGAAAGTGCAATAGTGCAATTGTTTGCCGAGGTTTGCGGAATCGTAAACGTGTTAGTTCAGGCTCAACCTCCATCGGTACCTTACGCAAGCATAGTTCAAAACAGTCCCACCTAAACAACTACGTTATAGTGCCTCTGTAATACACGACTCGATGCGAAACACAGCTAAGAGTTGCGACAAGCGACGTTAACAATCGCCCTCCAACGGAACATTtccaagtgtcaataaacgatcttgatgacaCTTGGCAGGTGTGTAGAGGGGCCAAAATAGTCCAATACGTATTTTTTTGTTCGTGCCCAGGTTCACTTTTAAGGGGTACAACGCACCCAGATAGGTAATGTGGAATTTAGATTATAGACTACCACATGCCACGATCACTTGTTTTGTGCTGGTAACCTCGCCCTTCTTCGATAGTTCGCAGAACGTGCTCTTCCTGGTCAGGCGTACGAGCAACGCGTGGTCTTCCTcggctattgtattgtattgtgtgttaaccggggacctagaaacgatgcagaggctccgttcccgccgcagcagcagtggttcacaatcccacgacgactaccgcaggtgttgtgtgatgtccttaggttagttaggtttaagtagttctaagttctaggggactgatgaccgtagatgttaagtcccatagtgctcagagccatttgaaccatttggactaccgcagtccacttcacccctctgccgccccacaccgaaccactttttcagggttattgtgcggttcggtccccggtgccgccctcgggaacgtctcacaccagtgtaacacgagtgtaacccttatgtttgcgtggtagagtaatggtggtgtatgcgtacgtggagtacttctttgcgcagcaatcgccgacatagtgtagctgaggcggaataaggggaaccagcccgcattcgccgaggcagatggaaaatcgcctaaaaatcatccacagactggtcggttcaccgaacctcgacactagttcgccgggcggattcgtgccggggaccaggcgctccttcccatgcggaaagccgtgtgttagaccgctcggctaacctgtCAGGCTCTTCCTCGGGTATAGTCTGTGGTTCCAGGGATCCCGTATCAGCAATGTGACGATACAAAGCAGCAAAAGTTGGACGGATCACCTGTCTTCGGTCTGTAAACGCCGTCTGATACAACCGCGCAGCTTCGTGTCCATTGCAATTCGCGtggccatatacactgaagagaaaaagaaactggtacacttgcccaatatcgtgtagggtctccggagacacccagaagtgccgcaacacgacgtgacatgaactCTTCTAATTTCtgagtagtgttggagggaattgacaccatgaatcatgcagggctgtccataaatcagtaagagtgcggggtggtggagatctcttctgaacaacacgttgcaaggcaacccagatgtcctcaataacgttcatgtctgaggagcttggtggccagcggaagtgtttaaactcagaagagtgttcctggagacactctgtagcagttctggtcgtgtggggtatcgcatcgtcctgctggaattgcccaagctcgtcagaatgcacaatgggcatgaatggatgcaggtgatcagacaggttgcttacgtacatgtcacctgtcagagccgtatttaGACGTAGCACTCCAAatggacacgccccacaccattacagagcctccaccagcttgaacagtcccctgctgacatgcaggatccatggattcatgaggttgtctccatacgcgtacacgtccatccgcttgataaaatctgaaacgagactcgtccgaccagcaacatgtttccagtcatcaacagcgcaatgtcgatgttgatgggcccaggggcggcgtaaggctttgtgtcgtccagtcgtcaagtagtcgtcaagggtacacgagtgggccttcggcttcgagagcccttatcgatgatgtttcgttgaataattcgctcgctgacacttgttgatgacccagaactgaaatctgcagcaatttgcggaaaagttgccttctgtcgcgttgaacgagtctcttcagtcatcgttggtcccgttcttgcaggcttttacggccgcggcgatgtcggagatctgatgatttaccgcattcctgatattcacggcacactcgtgaattggtcgttcGGCAAAATCCCCCActccatcgctatctcggagatgctgtgtcccatcactcgtgcgccgactataacaccacgttcagactcacttgaatcttgataacctgccactgtaacagccgcaaccgatctaacaacaccGCCAGGCGCTTGttgtctttaaatgcgaacattgttgtcttatagaggcgttgccgactgcagcgccgtctgcctgtatacatatctccgtatttaaataagcatccctataccagtttctttggcgtttcagtgtat
This window contains:
- the LOC124799867 gene encoding uncharacterized protein LOC124799867, with translation MSRQQTERSIPHLRDIFGFHGWEPQPQQPDPAAAVAQKLQEMRVDASNDSAVSVGSTSEDDSPQKGGGGGGGGGGGSGKKKKQRNSRRDNARTLTERDVKHLERHLSMKKTIRKKIMRDLQQAFVEDPNEFRVEDISPEQLKAEINIQSLSFGAPQKRPGKKAAAEPNFLDMLRAGSAPGGRVVNDDEDSGHGSPTRESPGGRLADCGYADDDDDDVGEGYEPEPEPEAAKKTSFWRRFTMKGRNKR